In the Gossypium raimondii isolate GPD5lz chromosome 9, ASM2569854v1, whole genome shotgun sequence genome, one interval contains:
- the LOC105799225 gene encoding rho GTPase-activating protein 5, translated as MTEVLHFPSPQSTNTSSPSSSSEPALSCGPQTSLACTHDRDGFVNETSCGGDPEGEVKERQKEDTDQLPLLALLVTLFRKSLVACKSTDRRELCAMEIGSPTNVRHVAHVTFDRFNGFLGLPVEFEPEVPRRAPSASATVFGVSTESMQLSYDSRGNSVPTILLLMQRRLYAQGGLQAEGIFRINAENSQEEYVREQLNSGVVPEGIDVHCLAGLIKAWFRELPTGVLDSLSSEQVMQCQTEEQCAELARLLPPTESALLDWAINLMADVVQQEHLNKMNARNIAMVFAPNMTQMADPLTALMYAVQVMNFLKTLILRTLREREDSVIEPTLAFHLEPFDENGDQTASLSCIQDTEKDNEEKELVFLAEEPLNESFRNYSQNNEMPNTEDHSPIPTIEKQTTDAADHSDDTSAEVETSITETDAIVANHLKPGAPVNAGMNNNVGQSSNSSLKESNKLRGLQSVLQITNSVEKTKVISNLSRVDSRIERIEAWR; from the exons ATGACCGAGGTGCTCCATTTTCCTTCACCTCAAAGCACTAATACTTCCTCTCCTTCCTCTTCTTCCGAACCTGCCTTGTCGTGTGGTCCCCAAACATCCTTAGCCTGCACTCATGACAGAGATGGGTTTGTTAATGAAACAAGCTGTGGTGGTGACCCAGAGGGAGAGGTGAAGGAAAGACAGAAAGAGGACACAGATCAGTTGCCTTTGTTAGCTTTGCTTGTCACCCTTTTTAGGAAATCTTTAGTTGCTTGTAAGAGTACTGATAGAAGGGAGCTTTGTGCTATGGAGATCGGTTCGCCAACCAATGTCCGCCACGTTGCACATGTTACCTTCGATAGGTTCAATGGCTTCTTGGGTTTGCCTGTCGAGTTTGAGCCTGAAGTCCCCAGGAGAGCTCCTAGTGCAAG CGCAACTGTCTTTGGAGTTTCCACAGAATCCATGCAGTTATCCTATGACTCCAGAGGTAACAGTGTGCCAACAATACTCCTGCTAATGCAAAGGCGTTTGTATGCTCAAGGTGGCTTGCAG GCAGAAGGAATATTCAGAATAAATGCTGAAAACAGCCAGGAAGAGTATGTTAGAGAACAGTTAAACAGCGGAGTTGTTCCTGAAGGGATTGACGTACATTGTTTGGCAGGACTAATCAAG GCTTGGTTCAGAGAACTTCCGACCGGAGTTTTGGATTCATTATCTTCGGAGCAAGTAATGCAATGCCAGACTGAAGAGCAGTGTGCTGAGCTCGCAAGACTTCTACCCCCAACAGAATCTGCTCTACTGGATTGGGCTATCAATCTCATGGCTGATGTTGTTCAGCAAGAACATCTAAACAAGATGAATGCACGTAATATCGCTATGGTTTTTGCTCCAAACATGACTCAG ATGGCAGATCCCTTGACTGCATTGATGTATGCAGTCCAGGTGATGAACTTCCTCAAGACACTTATCTTAAGGACCCTGCGGGAAAGAGAGGATTCAGTGATAGAACCAACTCTGGCATTCCATCTGGAACCTTTCGATGAGAATGGAGATCAAACCGCTTCACTCTCCTGCATTCAAGATACTGAAAAGGATAATGAAGAGAAAGAGCTGGTCTTTCTTGCTGAAGAACCTTTAAATGAAAGTTTCAGGAATTACAGTCAAAACAACGAGATGCCAAATACTGAAGATCACAGTCCGATACCCACCATCGAGAAGCAAACCACTGACGCTGCTGATCATTCTGATGACACTTCAGCTGAGGTTGAAACTTCCATCACTGAAACAGATGCCATTGTAGCTAACCACCTGAAACCTGGAGCTCCAGTGAATGCTGGAATGAACAATAATGTTGGTCAATCAAGTAATTCAAGTCTCAAAGAATCCAACAAACTTAGGGGCCTGCAATCGGTACTTCAGATTACAAACAGTGTTGAGAAGACCAAAGTAATAAGCAATTTGAGCCGTGTAGATTCAAGGATAGAACGTATTGAGGCATGGCGTTGA